In Flavobacterium sp. GSB-24, the genomic window TCATCAATCGTTGTTTCGGGTTTTTCTTTATTGGTTTCTGCTTTTTTCTTTTTTGGCTTAAAGATGTTTACGTTGGAATAACCATTTTCGGCTTTGTAAATATAAATTTGAGCATCGTTAATTAGAATTTTATGAATGTTGATTTCGTTGTGCAGTAAACTCCAAATATTTAAACGAGCTTCTATTTCGTTGGCTTTTAATAAAGTATGTTTATGACTTTGCCATTGATTGTCTTTTATTTCTACTTCTTTTAAAGCCAAAGTAAAATTTGGAAAGCCAGTTAAGAACTTATAATGGAAATCGGTAACGTGAAATTTTCCATTAATATTTTCATTGATTTTATGATTGACTTTAGCAATAATTTCGGCTTTATTTTGATTGAAATAAATAGACAAGCAGCCACAGGCAATTAAAAGTATTGCGACTAACCCCAGAATAAAAAATCCAAACCGTTTGGCATATTTTTTAAAAGGATCAGACTGAAGAAATGTTTTTATTTGAAGTAAAATTTGCTGCATTTAGATTAAATCTTTTGGAGTATTAAAGATACTACAAAAAATATTAACATTTTATTAGTTTGGTTTTCAGTTTAATATGTCGTAAATTGAGTTATCAAAAAACATTCTAGAGTTGATAATAAATGACAATACATTTATAATGAAAACTAATTTAGTAATCGTGTTTGATTTGTTTTAAATTTTTAAATTTGTACTGTAGTTTGAAAGTTAATCATTCAAACATAATTTTAATCTTAATATATTATGGCATTAGCAATAACAGATGCTACTTTTGATGAAGTAGTTTTGAAATCAGATAAACCAGTAATGGTAGATTTTTGGGCAGCATGGTGTGGTCCTTGTAGAATGGTTGGTCCAATCATTGACCAATTAAGCGATGAGTACGCTGGTAAAGTAGTTGTTGGTAAAGTAGATGTAGATGCTAACCAAGAATTTGCTGCAAAATATGGTGTGCGTAACATACCAACCGTTTTGGTTTTTCATAACGGTGAAGTAGTAGGAAAACAAGTAGGAGTTGCTCCTAAACAAACCTACGCAGATAGTTTAGACGCTTTATTGTAATCTTTAAAAGGTTACGATTGATATAAAAAAGGTTTGACGAAAGTCAGACCTTTTTTATTGGATTTTTTTGGCAGAATTTTTTAAAAATAAAACTATGTATCTATGTGTTTAAAAACAATAGTAAAAGTAGTTCCAGCATCTGGTTTAGAATTCACTTCTATTTTACAATGAATAGCCGTTGCTAAATCGCGAATTAAATGCAGACCCAAACCAGATTTGATTCCGATAACTTCAGATTCGTCGTATAGCGCTTTAAATTTTTCCTGCGTTCCACCTGGTCCATTATCAGTAATTGAAAGATAAGTTTTTTGATTTTCCTGCCAGGCTTTCCAGATGATTTTTGCATTTGGAGTTTTGTCTAAAGCTTTAATCGCATTTCCAGTAAGATTTCGAATAATGGTTTTTAAATAATTTTCGTCTGTTTCTAAAATGATATTTTCTGGATTTTCAAATACCATTTCAATATTTTCTATACTCGAAAAATGTTTTTTAGTTTCTTCAAATAAAGCATTGATTTCGGTTTTTCTAAACTGTGGTTTAAAGTTTTCCATCTGTCCTTTGCTCCAAAGCAGAATATCTTCCATCGACGATAATAAATTTTCGGCGCCGGTTGTAATTTTATGCTGCATTCTGATTGCAGTTTCTTCGTCGATTAATTCGGGATTTTCTTTTTGAAGATGCAGAAAATGAATCAAGTTTGAAACTGGGCTTCTCAAATCATGATTTAAAATACTAAAAAATCTTGCTTTGATTTTGTTCGCTTCATCCAATTCTTGGTTTAAAGCCTGAAGTTTCAAATTGGTTTTCTTTCTGTTTTGATTTTGTTTGAATAATAATAACCCGATAATACAAACCAAAGTAATTCCAGAAATTAAGAAAATGCGCTGTATTTTGGCATCTTCAATTTGAATATTTTTGATTGTATTCTCCGTAGAAAGATATTTGATTTTCTGCTGTTTGGTTTTGTTCTGATAACGAGCTTCGGCATTTGCAATATTCTGTTTAGCAGACTGTGCCATCATTTCGTCATTGTTTTTGCTGTAGATTTCGTTATAAAAATAAGCTTCTTTCCATTGCCCGAGTGCGGCATAACTTTGAGATAGTTTTTTATTAATCATAACAAAAGACTCTTTGTCATATTTCAAAGCCTTTTCAGATGCTTTTTTTAATACTTCAATGGCCTTTTTATGTTCTCCTTTTTCGTTTAAAACCTTTCCGAAATTGGTATTTGCTTCCATTATAATATCCGGATCATTCGATTTTTGAGCGTAGAA contains:
- the trxA gene encoding thioredoxin, with the translated sequence MALAITDATFDEVVLKSDKPVMVDFWAAWCGPCRMVGPIIDQLSDEYAGKVVVGKVDVDANQEFAAKYGVRNIPTVLVFHNGEVVGKQVGVAPKQTYADSLDALL
- a CDS encoding ATP-binding protein, which codes for MRNLKFLLLLFISWNAFAQQEPNLARYSTTNEKLKIWLAYTRKIFDAEDYPKLITAAEKGISLAKNHNAYLSRFYIQRGLGYEFTNNQYQKALENYEIAWKYARKARHLKTETTALMRLNYVYYSVQDTAKGKSLIKYIKRVVDTTKSDYTKSVLNGSIAEYYQNNSEYETFIDYQLKAISYKKLLKRDIASTENIGISYLQIGSAYTKMKQFKKAIEYFNEAKPYVKNSPYVSAFLCNYYLHSYVALKQKDSIRKYYNLVYTYPTAKDSLFINLSFANRSMSEHFADEGKINQAYNFAKKSVFYAQKSNDPDIIMEANTNFGKVLNEKGEHKKAIEVLKKASEKALKYDKESFVMINKKLSQSYAALGQWKEAYFYNEIYSKNNDEMMAQSAKQNIANAEARYQNKTKQQKIKYLSTENTIKNIQIEDAKIQRIFLISGITLVCIIGLLLFKQNQNRKKTNLKLQALNQELDEANKIKARFFSILNHDLRSPVSNLIHFLHLQKENPELIDEETAIRMQHKITTGAENLLSSMEDILLWSKGQMENFKPQFRKTEINALFEETKKHFSSIENIEMVFENPENIILETDENYLKTIIRNLTGNAIKALDKTPNAKIIWKAWQENQKTYLSITDNGPGGTQEKFKALYDESEVIGIKSGLGLHLIRDLATAIHCKIEVNSKPDAGTTFTIVFKHIDT